A part of Caldicellulosiruptor owensensis OL genomic DNA contains:
- a CDS encoding sensor histidine kinase, whose translation MNLEIDIEKDIEDAKILSMILQPIVENSIVHGFAKKREGMIKIVAKKHYANYVKIQIIDNGSGIEPEVLEEITKKSFVSKTSTGIGIENIKKRLEFFFGIKEPIFIESKKDIGTTVTITIPYIH comes from the coding sequence ATCAATCTTGAAATTGATATCGAAAAAGATATTGAAGATGCAAAAATACTAAGCATGATACTTCAGCCCATAGTTGAAAATTCTATCGTTCATGGATTTGCTAAAAAGAGAGAAGGAATGATAAAAATAGTGGCAAAAAAACATTATGCTAATTATGTAAAAATTCAAATTATTGATAATGGTAGTGGTATAGAACCCGAGGTATTGGAAGAAATTACAAAGAAATCTTTTGTTTCTAAGACTTCTACAGGTATAGGTATTGAAAATATCAAAAAACGGCTTGAGTTTTTCTTTGGAATAAAAGAACCTATTTTTATTGAGTCAAAGAAAGATATTGGAACAACAGTGACAATCACTATTCCCTATATACACTAA
- a CDS encoding type 1 periplasmic-binding domain-containing protein, with protein MKKVLRFKVVMTVLTIVIILIALFLSAYIHFLKKISINRSPKIGFAMSTLKEERWFFDRKYLIDTAKKKGFEVEWTNANENDMTQYQQVKYLLAKGIDLLIIVPSSYDSAKNAIELAN; from the coding sequence ATGAAAAAAGTATTAAGGTTTAAAGTAGTCATGACAGTACTTACTATTGTTATAATACTTATCGCTCTTTTTTTGTCTGCTTATATTCACTTTTTAAAAAAGATTAGTATTAACCGTTCGCCCAAAATTGGATTTGCAATGAGTACACTAAAAGAAGAAAGATGGTTTTTTGATAGAAAATATCTCATTGATACTGCAAAAAAGAAAGGTTTTGAAGTAGAATGGACCAATGCAAACGAAAATGATATGACCCAGTATCAGCAGGTTAAATACCTTCTTGCAAAAGGTATAGACCTGCTTATTATAGTTCCAAGCAGTTATGACTCTGCAAAAAATGCAATTGAACTTGCAAACTAG
- the mglC gene encoding galactose/methyl galactoside ABC transporter permease MglC — MSFAKRARQILSQNAIYFILLALIIVIAFISPDFLSWRCFRDILLQSSTRAIIALGMSLVLITGGVDLSAGRAVGLAAVVSASMLQTADYARRFFPELPQLPLIVPILIAMTITLLFGVINGVAISRLNLPPFIATLGSMVIIYGANSLYFNMPPNNSQPIGGLRPDFTNLGTGYIGVSGEYSIPYILIIALIVAFVVWVLLNKTALGKSIYAVGGNVNAARVSGINVTKVLIFVYAFAGLLYGLAGVLEAARTGGATNNYGNMYELDAIAACVVGGVSTTGGIGTVPGVLAGVLIFGVINYGLTFIGVDPYWQLIIKGLIIGVAVALDIRKYLAKR; from the coding sequence ATGTCATTTGCAAAAAGAGCAAGACAGATATTATCTCAGAATGCAATTTATTTTATTTTACTTGCCTTGATAATAGTTATCGCATTTATAAGTCCGGACTTTCTTTCATGGAGATGCTTCAGAGACATACTTTTGCAGTCATCAACAAGAGCAATCATTGCACTTGGTATGAGCCTTGTTTTGATTACTGGCGGGGTGGATTTATCTGCTGGAAGAGCAGTGGGGCTTGCAGCAGTTGTTTCTGCTTCAATGCTTCAGACTGCCGATTATGCAAGAAGATTTTTCCCGGAACTTCCTCAGCTTCCGCTTATAGTTCCAATTTTGATAGCCATGACAATAACATTATTATTTGGTGTCATAAATGGAGTTGCAATCTCTCGTTTAAATTTGCCACCGTTTATAGCAACATTAGGTTCAATGGTTATTATCTATGGTGCTAACTCTTTGTATTTCAATATGCCACCTAACAATTCACAGCCAATAGGCGGACTGAGACCTGATTTCACAAATTTAGGAACAGGCTATATTGGGGTTTCAGGTGAATATTCAATTCCATATATTTTAATAATTGCTCTGATAGTTGCATTTGTTGTATGGGTATTGCTTAACAAAACAGCACTTGGCAAGAGCATATATGCAGTTGGCGGCAATGTGAATGCAGCAAGAGTTTCTGGAATAAATGTAACAAAGGTCTTGATTTTTGTATATGCATTTGCGGGACTTTTGTATGGGCTTGCAGGTGTGCTGGAAGCTGCAAGGACAGGTGGTGCAACAAATAACTACGGTAATATGTATGAACTTGACGCTATTGCAGCGTGCGTTGTTGGTGGTGTTTCAACAACTGGTGGAATAGGAACTGTTCCAGGTGTACTTGCCGGTGTATTGATTTTTGGGGTTATAAATTATGGTCTTACATTCATTGGAGTTGACCCTTACTGGCAGCTTATTATTAAAGGTCTTATCATCGGTGTTGCAGTTGCTCTGGATATAAGAAAGTATCTTGCAAAAAGGTAA
- the cas7i gene encoding type I-B CRISPR-associated protein Cas7/Cst2/DevR — translation MGYTNRVHVRHVAATIIFEGSALNRDEKIGGNILSIKKLKQGDRTVSYIGKPGIRHYLFETLKKSCNWKESSVTGQGEVIQFDITKDDILTSPELDAFGYMYTISDQASITRKAPIGITKAVGLVPYEGDMAFYANHDLVNRRIKQGSNATPNPYSKEEHISFYKVSFTIDIDVLGKDEWIVDQQPEFNNGVIKIVLSSDNVKEVSNVESLEKEENKYKVEKGIIKWEKILNDKKEKYKITFELNEKEKKERIRQILEAIKNGLYAQSSGEANTIVPLFLIAGYVKVPSPVFHPYIELEQLCNSKTYKVLGVIDALKNGWIVDKVFLMDCERVQVERKEELINRINKEERIKITENWDDFIGELEKY, via the coding sequence ATGGGTTATACAAACAGAGTCCATGTGAGACATGTAGCTGCTACTATTATTTTTGAAGGTTCAGCATTGAACAGAGATGAAAAAATAGGAGGAAACATTCTTTCCATCAAAAAATTAAAACAGGGAGATAGAACAGTTAGCTATATAGGAAAACCTGGTATTAGGCATTACCTTTTTGAAACATTAAAGAAATCTTGTAATTGGAAAGAAAGTTCAGTAACAGGACAGGGGGAAGTTATTCAATTTGATATTACAAAGGATGATATCTTAACATCTCCTGAGCTTGATGCGTTTGGATACATGTATACCATAAGCGACCAGGCTTCAATTACCAGAAAAGCTCCGATAGGGATTACAAAGGCTGTGGGCTTAGTTCCTTATGAGGGTGATATGGCTTTTTATGCAAACCATGATCTTGTAAACAGGAGAATAAAACAGGGATCTAATGCAACTCCTAATCCTTACAGCAAAGAGGAGCATATTTCGTTCTATAAGGTAAGCTTTACGATTGATATAGATGTTTTAGGAAAAGATGAGTGGATTGTAGATCAACAGCCTGAATTCAACAATGGAGTAATTAAGATAGTGTTGTCTTCAGATAATGTAAAGGAAGTAAGTAATGTTGAATCACTTGAGAAAGAAGAGAATAAATATAAAGTCGAAAAAGGAATTATTAAATGGGAAAAGATTTTAAATGATAAAAAAGAGAAATACAAAATAACTTTTGAACTAAACGAAAAAGAAAAGAAAGAACGTATAAGACAAATCCTTGAAGCTATTAAAAATGGACTTTATGCGCAATCAAGTGGTGAAGCAAACACAATTGTTCCTCTATTTTTGATTGCAGGATATGTAAAGGTTCCATCTCCAGTTTTTCATCCATATATTGAGCTTGAACAACTTTGCAATAGTAAAACATATAAGGTTTTAGGAGTAATTGATGCCTTAAAAAATGGCTGGATTGTAGATAAAGTATTTCTAATGGACTGTGAGAGGGTACAAGTAGAGAGAAAAGAAGAACTTATAAATAGGATAAACAAAGAAGAAAGAATTAAGATAACTGAAAATTGGGATGATTTTATAGGTGAATTAGAAAAATACTAA
- the cas8a1 gene encoding type I-B CRISPR-associated protein Cas8b1/Cst1, producing MNVEERYYVKKISSIIGKSSSYKNYLQYYDEYKSAFVFFVKNLGRIKEIYDCVPCGFCGRKFEFSDLDILSIKRQIKNEKIEKAFENFLKGVKKYDVRHNALLGPSAGEFPNSFWNKNVSFKICPLCAYLIIHHHKALTRLEDNSEIFINAPSFKVMWYLNKYLQTVYEKEKIATTKELLGMSIIEMALKVNVQLGKWNMMNIEIVTKSNGKVDFFSMPYEITVLLSNHEVASLLNDIGELKVLNLILNSDFIKVLELAERIFKIALKPEKERSEQDKKFISENIKLQKNIENLTSLSYKLFKLYAVIEEKAKKEAFV from the coding sequence TTGAATGTTGAAGAAAGATATTATGTAAAGAAAATTTCATCAATAATAGGCAAATCATCTTCTTATAAGAATTATTTACAATATTACGATGAATATAAATCAGCATTTGTTTTCTTTGTCAAGAATTTGGGAAGAATAAAAGAGATTTATGATTGTGTACCTTGTGGTTTTTGCGGTAGAAAATTTGAGTTTTCTGATTTGGATATTTTAAGTATCAAACGGCAAATAAAGAATGAAAAGATAGAAAAAGCCTTTGAGAATTTTTTAAAGGGTGTTAAAAAATATGATGTGCGACACAATGCTTTATTAGGTCCTTCAGCAGGTGAATTTCCAAATTCTTTCTGGAACAAAAATGTGTCTTTTAAAATCTGCCCATTATGTGCATATTTGATTATTCATCATCATAAAGCATTAACTCGACTTGAAGATAATTCAGAAATCTTTATAAATGCTCCATCATTTAAAGTAATGTGGTATTTAAATAAGTACTTGCAAACAGTTTACGAAAAAGAGAAAATTGCCACAACAAAAGAACTGCTTGGGATGTCAATTATAGAAATGGCTTTAAAAGTTAATGTTCAACTTGGAAAGTGGAATATGATGAATATTGAGATTGTCACTAAATCAAATGGAAAAGTAGATTTCTTTTCTATGCCATATGAAATAACTGTTCTTCTTTCAAACCACGAAGTAGCAAGTTTATTAAATGATATTGGAGAACTTAAAGTTTTAAACTTAATATTAAACAGCGATTTTATAAAAGTTTTAGAGCTTGCCGAGAGAATTTTCAAAATTGCATTAAAACCAGAAAAGGAGAGAAGCGAACAGGACAAAAAATTTATAAGTGAGAACATTAAATTACAAAAAAATATTGAAAACTTGACTTCTTTATCTTATAAACTTTTCAAACTCTACGCAGTGATTGAGGAAAAAGCGAAAAAGGAGGCTTTTGTATGA
- a CDS encoding helix-turn-helix domain-containing protein, translating into MEKKRKIKAMQSLIENGLLFFILNNKLFSDLNLRQIEQFLEIQSLQYGIIAIVRLEQENTLNNIDILNVLKTEIKSAFSNKCVVSFLSPSSLLCIFSAENETYKDVLKDKLQKIIKAKTDAEIQIGLSSLCNLYDDFEEAFYESYSNIISDDNQDVTDLYVEIEIMEKRLLNSLLKTTNIIQKQQQISELIKKYITAYGINQARYKVILFVIQLLIEINIKESAKAIHVMEKFLKDIISIDNENELTQKSSEIIQIIISEAAIQKKTYSSSNIVSQAIEYIKNNFKKNISLEEMSQVLNISPYYFSKIFKKSVGVNFKEYLIKMKIDYAQKLLTETNMPIKEIAYEVGFDDPNYFIKAFKKYTGSTPASVRNRNK; encoded by the coding sequence ATGGAGAAAAAAAGAAAAATCAAAGCTATGCAATCTTTAATAGAAAATGGACTTTTGTTTTTTATTTTGAACAACAAACTTTTTTCTGACCTTAACCTAAGGCAAATAGAGCAGTTTCTCGAAATTCAGAGCCTTCAGTATGGCATTATTGCAATTGTGAGGTTAGAGCAGGAAAATACATTAAATAATATAGACATTTTAAATGTTCTTAAAACTGAAATTAAATCAGCTTTTTCAAATAAATGCGTTGTCTCTTTCTTATCCCCAAGCTCACTACTATGTATATTCTCAGCCGAAAATGAGACTTATAAAGATGTTTTAAAAGACAAACTACAGAAGATAATCAAAGCCAAAACAGACGCTGAAATACAGATAGGTTTGAGCAGTTTATGCAATCTTTATGATGATTTTGAAGAAGCATTTTACGAAAGCTATAGTAATATAATTTCTGATGATAACCAAGATGTAACAGATTTGTACGTTGAAATAGAGATAATGGAAAAAAGACTTTTAAACTCGCTTTTAAAAACTACTAACATTATTCAGAAACAACAGCAGATTTCAGAGCTTATAAAAAAATATATTACGGCATATGGAATCAATCAGGCAAGATACAAAGTAATTCTGTTTGTAATCCAGTTATTAATTGAAATTAATATTAAAGAAAGTGCAAAAGCTATACATGTAATGGAAAAATTTTTGAAAGATATTATTTCAATCGACAATGAAAACGAGTTAACTCAAAAGTCATCCGAAATAATTCAGATAATTATCAGCGAAGCAGCAATACAAAAGAAAACATACAGTTCAAGTAACATAGTTTCACAAGCAATTGAGTATATCAAAAACAATTTTAAAAAAAATATCTCTTTAGAAGAAATGAGCCAAGTATTGAATATAAGCCCTTACTATTTCAGTAAAATTTTTAAAAAGTCGGTTGGTGTGAATTTTAAAGAATACTTGATAAAAATGAAAATAGATTATGCACAAAAACTTTTAACAGAAACAAATATGCCAATAAAAGAAATAGCCTATGAAGTTGGATTTGATGACCCTAATTACTTTATCAAGGCATTTAAAAAATACACAGGTTCAACACCTGCTTCGGTAAGAAACAGAAATAAATAA
- a CDS encoding sugar ABC transporter substrate-binding protein produces the protein MPVICYDRIALNANIDAYVGFDNKKIGEIMAKYLLKQSPSGNYVFILGHPRDYNTYRIREGYRKILTLYLNSGKINILLEDYCYKWKKEYAYEYVAKLLQAGKRIDAILAQNDSLAEGAISALAEKRLAGKIPVVGQDAELNACRRIVNGYQSMTVYKPIKKLSELTIEISEKLLKKEKLPFTKNFINNGYKMVPAYLIEPIAITNRNIKLIIEEGYHSYEEVFGK, from the coding sequence ATCCCAGTTATATGCTACGACCGAATAGCCTTAAATGCAAACATAGATGCCTATGTAGGATTTGACAATAAAAAAATCGGCGAAATCATGGCAAAATACTTACTTAAACAATCACCTTCCGGTAACTATGTTTTTATCTTGGGACATCCCAGAGACTATAATACTTATCGAATAAGAGAAGGATATAGAAAAATTTTAACATTATATTTAAACTCCGGCAAAATCAACATTCTTCTTGAGGACTATTGTTATAAATGGAAAAAAGAATATGCATATGAATATGTTGCAAAGCTTCTTCAGGCAGGAAAGCGTATTGACGCAATTTTGGCACAAAATGACTCTTTAGCAGAAGGAGCTATTTCTGCTTTGGCTGAAAAAAGACTTGCAGGCAAAATACCGGTTGTTGGTCAGGATGCCGAGCTTAATGCTTGCAGAAGAATTGTAAACGGATATCAGAGTATGACAGTCTACAAACCTATTAAAAAGCTCTCTGAACTTACCATAGAAATTTCTGAAAAACTTCTTAAAAAAGAAAAGTTACCTTTCACAAAAAACTTTATCAATAACGGTTACAAAATGGTTCCAGCATATTTGATAGAACCAATTGCCATTACAAATAGAAATATAAAATTAATAATAGAAGAAGGATATCATTCATATGAAGAGGTTTTTGGAAAATAA
- a CDS encoding ABC transporter ATP-binding protein, translating into MVELIELTKDFGKVLAVNRLSFKIERGEIFGILGENGAGKTTTLRMLATMLKPTSGTAIISGLDIAKEPEKVRRKIGILFGSESGLYSRLTARENIEYFGLLHDMDKNELKKRIDELSERFGMQDYINRPAGTFSKGMKQKVCFVRSIIHNPEVMLFDEPTNSLDVSSAKEVHDFIKLCKQEGRTIIFSSHSMNEVEKLCDRVAIIHKGKLVALGTIDEIKQRFTGASFEEVFLRLVGDER; encoded by the coding sequence ATGGTTGAATTAATTGAGCTTACCAAAGACTTTGGAAAGGTTTTAGCTGTCAACAGGCTGTCGTTTAAAATTGAAAGAGGAGAAATCTTTGGAATTCTGGGTGAAAACGGTGCTGGAAAAACAACAACTCTTAGAATGCTTGCAACAATGCTAAAACCAACATCTGGAACAGCTATCATCTCTGGACTTGACATCGCAAAAGAACCCGAAAAGGTTAGAAGAAAAATAGGAATTTTGTTTGGAAGTGAAAGTGGACTTTACTCAAGGCTTACAGCACGTGAAAACATTGAATATTTTGGACTTTTGCATGACATGGACAAAAATGAGCTGAAAAAAAGAATTGACGAGCTTTCTGAAAGATTTGGTATGCAGGATTATATAAACAGACCTGCAGGGACATTCTCAAAAGGTATGAAACAAAAGGTCTGTTTTGTAAGGTCTATCATCCACAACCCGGAAGTTATGCTGTTTGATGAACCAACAAACTCCTTAGATGTTTCTTCAGCTAAAGAAGTGCATGATTTTATAAAGCTCTGTAAACAGGAAGGAAGAACAATAATTTTTTCAAGCCATTCGATGAACGAGGTTGAAAAGCTGTGTGATAGAGTTGCAATAATACACAAAGGAAAACTTGTTGCACTTGGAACTATTGATGAGATAAAACAGAGGTTTACTGGAGCTTCATTTGAAGAAGTATTTTTAAGATTGGTGGGTGATGAAAGATGA
- the cas5b gene encoding type I-B CRISPR-associated protein Cas5b gives MEGKIKMTIETIKALKIKIYQPQAHYRVPFSYQRRHTYPLPPYSTVIGLVANVLGIKNLPGQEEPCVKENCDCFYHKLQQIKIGVCGNFRYKSTEYTWLRNLGKDSHLKRFRTVDNRVVAGHIEHIGGQIPCWIDVLNDVRILIYLHHHDDTFLDEIKQNFKNPINKSSILHMGRAEDWIVIEDLKEVFLKSDEINGNYKHFFWIPERIFGIENGKEFEKINGLVYNLTTFYKIKDGARSFEYIKAKLNDGNLGDIHTYFDFEEEIPVFFSDLEGDKNE, from the coding sequence GTGGAAGGGAAGATAAAAATGACAATTGAAACTATCAAAGCGCTGAAAATAAAAATATATCAACCTCAAGCCCATTACAGAGTACCTTTTAGTTATCAAAGAAGACATACTTACCCTCTTCCCCCTTATTCTACAGTTATAGGTCTTGTAGCAAATGTTCTTGGAATAAAGAATTTGCCAGGTCAAGAAGAACCCTGTGTAAAAGAAAACTGTGATTGTTTTTATCACAAGCTTCAACAGATTAAGATAGGAGTCTGTGGAAACTTTAGGTATAAAAGTACAGAGTATACATGGCTTAGAAACTTAGGTAAAGACTCACACTTAAAAAGATTTAGAACTGTAGATAATAGAGTTGTAGCAGGTCATATCGAACATATTGGAGGACAAATTCCATGTTGGATTGATGTCTTAAATGATGTTCGGATTTTAATTTATTTGCATCACCATGATGATACTTTCTTGGATGAGATAAAACAAAATTTTAAAAATCCAATAAACAAATCATCAATTCTTCATATGGGAAGAGCTGAGGATTGGATAGTCATAGAAGACTTAAAGGAGGTTTTTCTGAAGTCTGATGAAATTAATGGTAATTATAAACATTTCTTTTGGATTCCTGAGAGAATTTTTGGGATAGAAAATGGAAAGGAATTTGAAAAAATAAATGGATTAGTTTATAATCTTACTACCTTTTACAAAATAAAAGATGGGGCAAGAAGTTTTGAGTATATAAAAGCAAAACTTAATGACGGAAACTTGGGCGACATACATACTTATTTTGATTTTGAAGAAGAGATACCGGTATTTTTTAGTGACCTTGAGGGGGATAAAAATGAATAA
- a CDS encoding ABC transporter permease has translation MKINLKHVWIVLKKELKDAFRDRKALLVNIILPMIFIPVIFIISSIAAKSAVEVKPEKTPICVIGLENSKSISSMIEKSEFNIIKSTNPKKDLQDGKIKAVLIIPKDFEKLLSQEKQVNIQILTNEADMKSSNVGNILSNMINEFSKQIVKQRLIQKNLDPSIIEPVVINKENVAPPKKQSATILAFLIPMFLTLWAALGGMNAAIDITAGEKERGTLEPLLTTAATRSSLVTGKYLAVSIMALLAGLSSLFGIIASFVLLPSVLGESFKNSPFYGYSVSPLTVLIMLLVVILTAIIFAAIEVAIASYARSFKEGQTYLSPLSIIVVIPPYFTMYKMPNELTDTYFLLPIVNAISVLKELIYDIVNLQHLGLFVISSLVYIAISIKFASRMFENEKVLFRN, from the coding sequence ATGAAAATAAATCTCAAACATGTCTGGATTGTACTTAAAAAAGAGTTAAAAGATGCTTTCAGAGACAGAAAAGCTCTGCTTGTGAACATAATATTGCCAATGATATTTATCCCTGTGATATTCATAATCTCGTCCATAGCTGCAAAATCTGCAGTTGAAGTAAAACCTGAAAAGACACCTATATGTGTCATAGGTCTGGAAAACTCAAAATCAATTTCTTCAATGATTGAAAAATCAGAATTCAATATTATAAAATCAACTAACCCCAAAAAAGACCTTCAGGATGGCAAAATTAAAGCTGTGTTAATAATCCCAAAGGATTTTGAAAAGCTACTTTCTCAGGAAAAACAAGTAAATATTCAGATTCTTACAAATGAAGCTGATATGAAATCATCCAATGTAGGAAATATCCTTAGCAATATGATAAACGAATTTTCAAAGCAGATAGTAAAGCAAAGGCTTATTCAAAAGAATTTAGACCCATCTATAATTGAACCTGTTGTTATAAATAAAGAAAATGTTGCACCACCTAAAAAACAATCAGCAACAATTTTAGCATTTTTGATTCCTATGTTTTTGACGCTCTGGGCAGCTCTTGGTGGAATGAACGCAGCAATTGATATCACTGCAGGTGAAAAAGAAAGGGGAACTTTAGAGCCTCTTTTGACAACAGCAGCAACAAGGTCGTCACTTGTAACAGGAAAATACCTTGCAGTAAGTATCATGGCACTTTTAGCAGGACTTTCTTCTCTTTTTGGCATTATTGCATCGTTTGTACTTCTGCCGTCAGTTTTGGGTGAAAGTTTTAAAAATAGTCCGTTTTACGGCTATTCAGTATCGCCATTGACTGTACTGATAATGCTTCTTGTTGTGATTCTGACAGCAATAATCTTTGCGGCAATTGAAGTTGCCATAGCATCTTATGCCCGTTCGTTCAAAGAAGGACAAACTTATCTTTCTCCACTAAGTATCATAGTTGTAATTCCACCTTATTTTACAATGTACAAAATGCCAAATGAACTTACAGACACCTACTTTTTACTACCAATTGTAAATGCCATATCTGTGTTGAAAGAGCTAATTTATGACATTGTAAATCTTCAGCATCTTGGACTTTTTGTGATTTCCTCTCTGGTGTATATCGCGATCTCAATAAAGTTTGCCTCAAGAATGTTTGAAAATGAAAAGGTGCTCTTTAGGAACTAA
- the cas6 gene encoding CRISPR-associated endoribonuclease Cas6 — protein MRAKFIFEAVENQSELHNLPVYYRTVFMSFLKTALSLYNKDYFDRIYWWGEKKNKWQKPFVYAINLPNMNFQDDTVYFRGDILLNLSTSDYEFFVNMYNSLLNSNLYPYPLTDNCKIALKRMYLVREPEKFDSKMVFKTFSPILIEKKEGNKKVPVLPFDEGFEDVFNDVVDFEIRNVRLLRGQNKGLQKRLTFRPINVQKTVVKHRISEFVQNTGKDIMFLTGFSGIFELSGDPEDLKELYQNGIGFRRGQGFGFVEVAR, from the coding sequence ATGAGAGCAAAATTTATTTTTGAAGCAGTTGAAAATCAGAGTGAATTACATAATCTCCCTGTCTATTACAGAACTGTTTTCATGAGCTTTTTAAAAACAGCACTATCGCTATATAACAAAGATTACTTCGATAGAATTTACTGGTGGGGTGAAAAAAAGAATAAGTGGCAAAAACCTTTTGTCTATGCTATAAATCTTCCAAATATGAATTTCCAGGATGATACCGTTTATTTCAGAGGAGATATTTTGCTTAACCTTTCAACATCTGACTATGAGTTTTTCGTAAACATGTATAACAGCTTACTCAATAGCAATCTTTATCCATATCCTTTAACAGATAACTGCAAGATTGCACTCAAGCGAATGTATTTAGTAAGAGAACCGGAAAAGTTTGACTCAAAAATGGTCTTCAAAACATTTTCACCAATTTTGATTGAGAAAAAAGAAGGCAACAAAAAGGTACCTGTTTTGCCTTTTGATGAAGGTTTTGAAGATGTTTTCAACGATGTTGTTGATTTTGAAATAAGAAATGTTCGGCTTTTAAGAGGGCAAAATAAGGGACTGCAAAAAAGACTGACTTTCAGACCAATAAATGTTCAAAAGACTGTTGTAAAACATAGAATCTCAGAGTTTGTTCAGAATACAGGCAAGGATATAATGTTTTTGACAGGATTTTCTGGGATATTTGAACTATCAGGAGACCCGGAAGATTTAAAAGAACTGTATCAAAACGGCATAGGATTTAGGCGTGGTCAAGGTTTTGGATTTGTTGAGGTGGCGAGGTGA
- a CDS encoding response regulator: MKKILICDDESIVIESISHILRKNFSEQMTIDEAYDGEEALQKLMFENYHIVFIDIQMPDMSGIEVMEEI, from the coding sequence ATGAAAAAAATTCTTATCTGTGATGATGAGTCTATAGTAATTGAATCAATTTCGCATATATTAAGAAAAAATTTTTCTGAGCAGATGACCATTGATGAAGCTTATGATGGAGAAGAAGCACTGCAAAAACTAATGTTTGAAAATTACCACATAGTTTTTATAGATATTCAAATGCCTGACATGAGTGGAATAGAAGTTATGGAAGAAATTTGA